Part of the Janibacter alkaliphilus genome is shown below.
CACCGGCCCCGGTGGACGCACCCTCCCCCACCGGTGCACCAGCCTCCGCGGGTACCGCGCCCGCGCTCACCAGGTCGCCCCGAAGTGTCGCGCCGCCGCCACCCCGGAGCGGCAGCCGTCCTCGTGGAAGCCCCACCCGTGGTGCGCCCCGGCGTAGGCGGTGCGCTCGTCGGCGAGCTCGGGCAGCCGGCGCTGCGCGCGCAGCGCGGGCCCGTCGTAGACCGGGTGGGTGTAGTCCATCCGCGCGAGCACCCGCGACGCGTCGATGAGGTGCTCGCCGTTGAGGGTGACGAGGAAGGGGGTCTTCTCCTCGATCGCGTGCAGCTGGTTCATCCAGTAGGTCACCACCGGCGGGGTGTCGTCGCCGGGCGGCGGCACCCGGTAGTTCCAGCTCGCCCGGGCCGCGGTCGCGCTCGGCAGGATCGAGGTGTCGGTGTGCAGCACCGCCCGGTTCGGGGTGTAGCGGAAGGCGCCGAGCACCTCCTTCTCGGCGGCGCTCGGGTCGGCGAGCATCGCCAGCGCCTCGTCCGCGTGGGTGGCCACGACCACCCGGTCGTGGGCGTGCGTGCGGCCGTCGGCGAGGGTGAGGCTGACCCCGCCGCCCGCGGGACGGGTCAGCGACGCCACCGGCGAACCGGTGACGACGCGGGCCCCGGCGCCCTCGAGAGCGCCGCGTACGGCGTCGACGTAGGTCCGCGAGCCGCCATCGACGGTGTACCACTGCGGGGAGCCGGTGACGGTGAGCATCCCGTGGTTCTCGAGGAAGGCGAAGAGGCTGCGCGCCGGGTAGTCCCGGGCGGTGCGCGCCCCGGCGGACCAGACGCAGGCGACCAGCGGCATCGCGTACCAGCGGACGAGGTCGTCGCCGAAGCGGTGGCGCTCCAGCCAGGCACCGAAGGGGGTGTCGTCGTCCTCGGCGGCCTCGGCGAGGTGGGCGGTGGCCAGCCGGTGGAAGCGCCGGATCCCGGTGAGCATCCGCAGGAAGCGGGGGTCGGCCGCCCGGCGCGGCTGGGCGAAGACCCCCTTCAGCCCGGCGCCGCCGGCCCACTCCAGCCCCTCGTCGGCGACGGTCATGCTCATCGACATGATCGTCCTGCGCCGGGGGACGTCGAGCTCGGCGAAGAGTCGCAGCAGGTGCGGGTAGGTGCGCTCGTTGTGCACGATGAAGCCGGAGTCGATGCGGCGCGGCACCCCGCCGGTGCCGGTGACGTCGTGGGTATGGGCGTGCCCGCCCAGCCGGGCCTGGCCCTCGTAGAGGGTGACCTCGTCCTGCTCGCGCAGCAGGTAGGCCGCGGTCAGCCCGGAGACGCCCGCGCCGATCACCGCGGTCCGCCGGCGCGATGTCGGTGAGGGGGAGCTGTCGGTCACGCCACGTCCTGTCGTCGTCCTGGTGCCCAGGCGGTGCCACCTGGGCAGACAGTATCGACCGGAGCGCTCCGGCCGGTACCTGAGGGCTTCGGCGCCCTCGCCCGTGCGGATGGGAGGACTCGGCGCCGGGTGCCTCCGGGCACCGACAGACCTCGCTCAGGACCCGCCGGTTCGACTCGAGCTCAGGCCATCCGCCAGGTTGCCCGGGGGTCCTTCGCGGTGCGCCCGTCCCACGTGACCAGCCCTTCGTCCTGGAGCTGCCTCAGAGCCCGCGTCGCTGTCATCCTCGTGACGTCCGCCAGGTCACTGATCTCCCCGGTACCCATCGGCCGCTGTCCCTGCCTCATCACGTCGAGGATCGCCCGGGCGCTCGGGGTGAGACGCGCGAGCACCTCGGACGGCAGCGCGTCGCTCGCCCAGAGGACGAGCCGGACGGCGGCGGAGGACTGGGTGTAGACGGGATCGACCAACCCGCGCCCGCGCATCTCCTCGAAGATCCGTCGGATGCCCTCGCCGAGCTCGCGGGTGATCCCCAGGTCGGAGCACACGCGGGCGATCCGCGGGTTGCGGGCGTACCGGTCGATCTCGAGCGGCCGGTCCGGGTTGACGATGCCAGGGAACCTTCCCGGAGAATGGATCTCGATGCGGTTCGGGAAGATCTCGACCCGGATGTGATCGCCCATCATGCTGTAGGAGCGGTGGATGACGGCGTTGACGAGGCCCTCGAGCCAGGCGTCCCTCGGGATCCGAGGTCGTGGCTCGAAGCGACCAGCATCGGTCAGCTGACGCCACTTGGGCATGAGGTCCTCGATGGTCGCCGCAGCGCGATGGATCTGTGCCGGGATGGAGCCCTCGAACCGCAGGTCGGCGCCGTCCTCGAGCGACATGCTCCGCCCGGTGCCTCGCTCCGTGTCCCCGTACCGAAGGACCCGGATGAGCGCGTTGGGGAAGGTCGTCTGGGGGCGGTCGTCGAAGAGCAGGCAGGCCGCGGTCGTCACGCTGCCCTGACGATCCACCAGGTCTCGGGCCCTGAGCATCGACTCGACGGTGGGGGCCCCGAGCACGCTCCGATATGCCTCGAGCTGGGATCCGTCCAGATCGGCGACCTCCATGCGGACGGGTGCAGCCTCGTACATCACCGCACCCCGGTCGTAGGCGAGCTCCTGGCTCTGCGCCGCGGAGAGCTTCTTCGACTCGTCGCCCACCCGCAGGTAGACCGTCCCGTTGGTCAGGCGGTGCATGCTCTCCGAGGGATCGACCCGCAGGATGAGCAGCGTCCGAGCGACCCCGTCGGAGCCGGGCACCTCCCGCTCGTCGACAGAGCACCGGACAGGAGGCTCGGTGTGGTCCAGCGACGCCTGACGAAGGTCGTTGACCTTCCCCTCCGGGACGCCGTCCGGCTGCCCACCGTGCAGTCCGACGACGATGACCCCGCCCTCGGAGTTGGCCATCGCGACGAGCGGCACCGCGAGGTCCTTGGCTGACACTCGCCCGGACTTCCGCTCGAGGTACTGCCCTTCGACGAGATCGGTCAGCGCAGCCACCAGGGCCTCACCGGACAGCTCAAGGGTTCGGTCCACCTCGCTCGCCTGCATGAACAAACTGTAACATTGTTAGTGTTCTTGAGTGTCGCCGCTGCGATCCCTCCCACCGGGCGACAGCGCGACGACGCCCGGCGACCCTGCCGCATGCCGCGTCGACAGCTCGGCTCAGGCGGGCTGGTAGGACCCGACCGGGGCGTGGCTGGTGATGGCCAGCCGGTTCCACGCGTTGATCGTCGCGATGGCGACGACGAGCCCGGCGTAGGCACCCTCGTCGAAGACCTCACGGGCCTCGGCCTCGACCTCCGCGCTCGGGTGCCCGTCGGCGACCGTCGTCACCGCCTCGGTGAGCGCCAGCGCCGCCCGCTCGGCCCGGGTGTAGATCGGCGCCTCGCGCCAGGCGTCGAGCAGGACGAGCCGCTGCGGCGTCTCGCCACCGGCGAGCAGGTCCTTGCTGTGCATGTCGACGCAGTAGCCGCAGCCGTTGATCTGCGAGGCGCGCAGCTTGACGAGCTCGAAGATCGTGTCGTCGCCGACCCCGTCGCGGGCTGCCTGCTCGAGTCGCACCATGGCCCGGTAGGCCGCCGGCTGCGGACCGTAGATGTCGACCGGCGCGGGGATGCCGCTGGTGTCCGGGGTCGTGTAGCGGGTCGTCTGGTCGGGGTTGGTCTGGTCAGGGGCGGTCTGGGTGGTGTCCGTCATCGGGAGCTCCTTCGTCGGTGCGGGGCCGACCGGTCGGCCAGTCCTAATCTGGATATTACATATCTAGATTAATCAGATGGGCTCGATCCGTGGCAGCATCGGCGGCATGCGGATGAGCCAGGGTGTCGAGTGGGCGCTGCACTGCTGCCTCGACCTCGCCTGGGCCGAGGGCGCGGCCGTGCCCGGCACCCGCCTCGCCGAGCTGCACGAGCTGCCGCCGGCCTACCTCACCAAGCAGCTCCAGGCCCTGACGAAGGCGGGCATCGTCCGCTCCACCCCGGGCCCGCGCGGCGGGTACCGGCTCACCCGCGACCCCGCCGAGGTCACCGTGCTCGAGGTGGTCACGGCGGTCGAGGGCGGCGACGAGCTCTTCCGCTGCACCGACCTGCTCGGTCAGGGGCCGCTGCAGGCCGGTCCTCGCGCGGCCCGTGGCACCTGCGCGATCCACCTGACGATGTCCCGCGCCGAGCATGCTTGGCGGCGCGAGCTCGCCGGCACGACCATCGCCGACCTGTCCGGCACCGTCGCCGCCACCACCCCGGACGCTCCGGGCCGGGTGCGGGAGTGGCTCACCTCCCGTTGACCGTCAGGCCTCCTAGGCTGAGGCGCATGACCGCGACCCCTGCCGATCGACCCACGGGCGACCGACCGCAGCGTGACCAGGACCAGCGTGACCAGGACCAGCGCGACTTCCGCAACCTCTACCGCCACGGCTTCGCCCGGGTGGCCGCGTGCACGGTGCCGGTGGCGATGGGCGACCCGCGGGTCAACGCCGCCCGCACCCTGGAGCAGGTCCGCGTCTGCCACGACGAGGGCGTCGCGCTCGCCCTCTTCCCCGAGCTGGGCCTCAGCGGCTACGCCATCGGCGACCTGCTGCTGCAGGACGTGCTGCTGCGCGACACCGTCACCGCCCTCGCCGAGGTCGCCGCCGCCAGCGCCGAGCTGCTGCCGGTGATCGTCGTCGGCGCCCCGCTGGCGAAGGGGAACCGGCTCTACAACTGCGCCGTGACCATCCACCGCGGCCGGGTGCTCGGCATCGCGCCGAAGTCCTACCTGCCCAACTACCGCGAGTTCTACGAGAAGCGGCACTTCGCCGCCGGCGACGACCAGTGGGGCGAGACCCTCACCGTCCCCGGCCTGCCCGGGCCCGGCGGCGAGCCGGGCGAGCCGATCCCCTTCGGCCCGGACATCCTCGTCGACGTCGTCGACGTGCCCGGCCTGAGCATCCACGCCGAGGTCTGCGAGGACCTGTGGGTGCCGGTGCCGCCGAGCCACGAGGCCGCTCTCGCCGGCGCGACCGTGCTGCTCAACCTGAGCGCCTCGCCGATCACCGTCGCCCGCGCCGAGGACCGGCACCTGCTGGCCCGCTCCGCCTCGGCCCGCTGCGACGCCGCCTACGTCTACGCCGCGGCGATGCGCGGCGAGTCGACCACCGACCTCTCCTGGGACGGCCTGACCGTCGTCTACGAGGCCGGCGACCTGCTCGGGCAGTCCGCGCGCTTCCCCGAGGAGGCGCAGCGCACGGTCGTCGACGTCGACGTCGACCGGCTGCGTCAGGAGCGGCTGCGGCAGGGCTCCTTCGACGACAACCGCCGCGGCCAGGGCATCGGCACCGGCGAGGGCCCCGACTACCGGCACGTCGAGATCACCCTCGACCCGCCCGGCGGCGACCTCGGGCTGCGCCGCCGGCTCGACCGGTTCCCCTTCGTCCCCGACGACGAGTCGCGCCTGGCCCAGGACTGCTTCGAGGCCTACAACATCCAGGTCAGCGGGCTCGAGCAGCGGCTGCGGGCGATCGGCGGCGACGACTGGCAGCCGAAAGTCGTCATCGGGGTCAGCGGCGGCCTCGACTCCACCCACGCGCTGCTCGTCGCGGCCGCGGCGATGGACCGGCTCGACCGCCCCCGCACCGACATCCACGCGCTGACCATGCCCGGCTTCGGCACCAGCGACCGTACGAAGACGAACGCGGTCGCTCTCATGGAGGCTCTCGGGATCACCTGGGAGGAGCTGGACATCCGCCCGGCCGCCACCCAGATGCTCGCCGACCTCGGCCACCCCTTCGGCCTCGACCCGGACGCCGAGCACGACGCCGAGGTCTACGACGTGACCTTCGAGAACGTGCAGGCCGGGCTGCGCACCGACTACCTCTTCCGGGTCGCCAACCACCGCGGCGGCATCGTCCTGGGCACCGGCGACCTCTCCGAGCTGGCGCTGGGCTGGTGCACCTACGGGGTCGGCGACCAGATGAGCCACTACGGGGTCAACGCCGGCGTCCCGAAGACGCTCATGCAGCACCTCGTGCGCTGGGTGGCCACCACCGACCAGGTCGAGACCACCCGCGGTGGTGCCGGCGGCGAGGGCGGCGACGGGCACGACGTGCGCGAGACCCTGCTGTCCATCCTCGGCACCGAGATCTCCCCCGAGCTCGTGCCGAGCACCACCGAGCAGCCGCAGTCGACACAGGCGACGATCGGGCCGTACGCGCTGCAGGACTTCACGCTCTACCACGTGCTGCGCCGCGGCTACGCCCCGAGCAAGATCGCCTTCCTCGCCGAGGCCGCGTGGTCCGACGCCGCCCGCGGCGCCTGGCCGAGCAGCGTCCCGGAGAGCGACCGCGGCGCGTACGACCTCGCCGAGATCCGGCACTGGCTGACCGTCTTCGTGCGCCGCTTCTTCGCCAACCAGTTCAAGCGCTCCGCGCTGCCCGACGGGCCGAAGGTGGTGCCCGGCGGCACCCTCTCCCCGCGCGGCGACTGGCGGATGCCCAGCGACGCCTCGGCCGCGCGCTGGCTCGCCGAGATCGAGGCGAACGTCCCGACCCCCTGAGGGGGACCGCTCCCCATCGCTGACGGGCGAGCGCCGGACTAGCGTCCAGCACGCACGGACCGGACGAAGGAGAGCGACATGACCGAGGTCAGCCAGGGCGCGGACGTCGAGCGGCTGCTGGTGATCAGCGGCCAGCTGGGCGCGCTGGCGCGCCGCTCCGACGACGTGCTGCAGACCGGCAACGCGCTCATGGTCACCCTGCAGGGCTCCTGGGCGGGGCGCGACCGCGAGCACTACGCGCAGGGCTGGTCGGCCGCCGGCTCCCGCCTGGCCCAGGCCTCCTCGCTGCTGGCCGAGTCGGCGCGCCGGCTGCAGCAGCAGGCCGATGCGCAGCACGCGGCGAGCCAGGCGGGCGGGGCGCCTCGCGGTGCGGCGCTGGGCCTCGCGGTCGGGTCGCTCGCCGGCGCGGCGGCCGGCGCGGAGGTCGGCTCGGAGGCCGACGCGGGGCAGATCCAGCACGACAACAACGACGCCCGGGACAGCGACAGCTGGATCATCGAGATGCTCGACAAGCACGGCTTCTTCGACCTCATCATCGACCAGGCGGCCGAGGACGTCACGCTCCCGCCCGGCGCCGACCCGGACGACCCGGAGATCCGGGAGATGCTCGCCACCCGGTCGGGTCGGGAGACCCTCGACTGGATGGCCCGCAACGGCATCAGCATCCAGCACGACCCCGGCGCCGAGGGCGCCCGGTACGACCCGAACGACAACGTCATGATCATCGGCGAGGGCGGCAGCGAGTCGATCATCCACGAAGCCGAGCACGCGCGGCACGACGCCGAGGACCTCACCCCGTCGGTCACCGAGGTCGACCGCGAGGAGTACGTCGACACCATGCTCGACCTCGAGGTGGACTGCGAGGTCGAGCGGGTCGAGTACATCCAGGAGATGCGCGAGATCGACCCCTCCTACGCGAGCGGCAACCGCTCCGTCGAGACCTACGAGCAGGCCTACGACGCGGCCGTGGCGGACGGTTCGTCGCCGGAGGAGGCCGAGGCCGCCGGGCACGAGGCCATCAAGCAGCTCTACCTCGACGGCGAGTACGTGCGGAGCAGCGACGAGCAGCGCTACGACGAGAGCTACGGCGAGTTCTGGGACCGCTGGAACTGAACCGGTGGTGCAGGATGACGCGGTGAGCACACCCACCTCGACGCGCACCCGCAGCGGTGTGCACCCGGCGTGGATCGTCGCCGGGGTGACCCTGGCGGCGCTCGTCGCGGCCGCCGCCTTCCGCTCCAGCACCGGCGTGCTCATGGAGCCGATCGAGTCCGAGATGGGCTGGAGCCGGACCACCACCTCCGGGGCGGTCAGCCTCAACCTCGTCGTCTACGGGCTGGTCGCCCCCTTCGCCGCCGCGATGATGGAGCGCTTCGGCATCCGTCGGGTGGTCACCGCGGCGCTGGTGCTCGTCGGGCTGGCCAGCGCGGCGACGACGGTGATGACCTCGCCGTGGCAGCTGTGGCTGCTGTGGGGCGGGGTCATCGGCATCGGCACCGGCTGCATGGCGCTGGTCTTCGGCGCGATCGTCGCCAACCGCTGGTTCGTCGCCCGCCGCGGGCTGATCACCGGTGTCTTCTCGGCGGCCAACGCCACCGGCCAGCTGGTCTTCCTGCCGGCCATCGCCTGGACCGCCACCCACCAGGGCTGGCGCTGGGCGGCGATGATCGTCGCCGGGCTGTCCCTGCTGGTCGCGGTGCTCGTCGCGCTCTTCCTCGTCGACCGGCCCAGCGACCGCGGCCTGGCCCCCTACGGCGTGGCCGAGGGCTACGCCGTCGAGCCGGCCGAGGACACCACCGCCGACCGCACCAACCCGGCGGTGCTGGCCGTCCGGGTGCTGCTGCAGTCCTCCCGGCGGTGGACCTTCTGGGCGCTGCTGCTCACCTTCGCCGTCTGCGGCTGGTCGACCAACGGACTCATCCAGACCCACTTCGTCCCGGCGGCGCACGACCACGGCATGCCGGCGACCACCGCGGCCGGGCTGCTGGCGCTGGTCGGGGTCTTCGACGTGGCCGGGACGATCGCGTCCGGGTGGCTCACCGACCGCATCGACGCGCGGATCCTGCTGGTCGTCTACTACGCCTTCCGCGGGCTCAGCCTGCTGGCCATCGACGCCGTGCTGGCGCCGCACGTCGAGCCGGGGATGTGGATCTTCATCGTCTTCTACGGGCTGGACTGGGTGGCCACGGTGCCGCCGACGGTCGCGCTGTGCCGGCAGCACTTCGGGATCGAGCGCTCCGGCATCGTCTTCGGCTGGGTCTTCGCCTCGCACATGGTCGGCGCCGGGATCGGCGCCTCGATCGCCGGCTGGGTGCGCACCAGCACCGGCAGCTACTCGGCGGCCTGGCTGTCGGCCGCGATCCTGTGCTTCGTCGCCGCGGCGATGTGCCTGACCATCCCGCGGCGCGGCCCGCAGGAGGCGGCCGCATGATCACGATGCGCCGGGCCGACCTCGACGCCCCCGAGCTGATCGCCTTCCTGGGGGATCATCTCGCGGCGATGGCGCCGACCGCGCCGCCGGAGAGTCGGCACGCCCTCGACCTCGACGGGCTGCGGGCCCCGGGGGTGCGGGTGTGGAGCGCCCATCTCGGGGCGGAGGCCGCGGCGCCGCTGGTCGGCACGGTCGCGCTGGCGGCCCTGGCCGAACCGGGCCACGAGGAGCTGAAGAGCATGCGCACCGACCCGGACCACCGGGGTCGTGGGATCGCCGGGGCGATGCTCGCGCACGTGCTGGCCGACGCCCGCGAGCGCGGGGTGGTGCGGGTCAGCCTGGAGACCGGCAGCATGGACTTCTTCGCGCCTGCACGGCGCTTCTACGCCGGCGCCGGGTTCGTGCCGTGCCCGCCCTTCGGCACCTACCGGGAGGATCCGAACAGCGTCTTCATGACGCGGGAGCTCTGAGGCGCGCGCCCCGGGCAGAGCCCTCGGGGCAGCGCTGGACGCTCAGGCGTCGCAGCTCAGGCGATGCCGATGGTCTCGCGGTCCTCGCCGGAGTCGATCGGCTTGTTCGTGTACTGGCCCATGCCCATCTTGCTCATGATCTTGTAGACCACCAGCGCGACGACGACGAGCACCCCGCAGATGATCCAGAAGATCATGCCGCCGCCGAGCGCGGCCACGGTGCCGAAGAGCGAGGCGATGAAGGCGATGATGCAGCCGGTCCACATCGCGGTGTGGGTGGCGTGGCCGAGGTCCTCAGCGGCGTGCGGGCCGGTGGGCGGGCCGGAGAGGCGCGGGTGCGAAGCCATGCCGTCATCATCCCACGACCCGGGGTCAGCCGGACGACCGGTCGCCCGTCTGCCGGTCCGCGACCAGCGCCCGCCGACGGATCTTGCCGTTGCCGGTGCGCGGCAGCGCCTCGACCAGGACCACCTCGCGGGGCTGCTTGTACGGCGCGAGCCGGGCCCGGGCGTGCTCCAGGACGGTGCCGGGGTCGAGAGATCCCGGCGCCTGCGGCACGACGAAGGCGGTGATGAGGCTGACCCCGTCGTCGCCGATCGGCACGGCGGCGACGGCGACCTCGGCGAGACCGGGGACGTCGGCCAGCGCCTGCTCGACCTCGGCGGGCGCGACCCGGTAGCCCATCGCCGTCATGACGTCGTCGGCGCGGCCGTGGTGGTGCAGGTAGCCGTCATCGTCGAAGGCGGCCAGGTCGCCGCTGACGAACCAGTTGCCGCGCAGCGCCTCGGCGCTCTCCTGGGGCCGCTGCCAGTAGCCGAGCATCAGCCCGGGATCGGTGCGGTCGACGGCGAGGCGCCCGACCGACCCCTGCGGCAGCTCGACCTCCCGACCCTGCTCGAGGGCCTCGGCGTCGAGGACGGCGACCCGTCGGCCCGGCTGGGGTCGGCCCGGGCTGCCGGGACGCACCGGCGTCTCGGGTCCGGCGGAGACGAAGGTGGAGATCTCGCTCATCCCGAAGGCCTCGTAGAGCGATCGGCCGGTGGCGTCGGTCCAGGCCTCCAGCACCGCGGGCGGCAGCGCCTCGCCGGCGACCAGGCCGTGCCGGAGGGTAGGCAGGCTGGTCCAGACCGCCGGGCCGCACTCGCGCAGCAGGTGCCGGTAGACGCCGGGGACGGCGGCGAAGAGCGTCGCCCCGGCCGCCGCGATCAGCCGCGGCCAGACCAGCCGGTCCCGCGGCCCGTCGTAGACGACCGCCGTGGCGCCGAGCGCCCACGGGTCGGTGAGCCCGACGCCGAGGGTGTAGGTCCAGCTGAGCGCGCCGGCGTGCAGCACGACGTCCTGCGGCCCGAGCCCGTACCAGCCCCGGTGCATCGGACGACGCCCCCAGGCGGAGCGGTGGGCGTGCAGCACCCCCTTTGGCCGGCCGGTGGTGCCGGAGGTGTAGGTGAGGAAGGCGGGCTCGTCGGGGTCGGTGGCCACGTGGTCCGGCAGGTCGTCATGTGTCGGCAGTGCGCCGTCGACGGCGTCGGCCGGGAGCACCGGCACCTGCTCCGGGACGGCGAGCGGCAGCGCCGGGTCGTGCACCACCGCCGCCGCACCCGAGTCGGCGAGGACGAAGGCGGCCTCGTCGGCGGT
Proteins encoded:
- a CDS encoding FAD-dependent oxidoreductase; this translates as MTDSSPSPTSRRRTAVIGAGVSGLTAAYLLREQDEVTLYEGQARLGGHAHTHDVTGTGGVPRRIDSGFIVHNERTYPHLLRLFAELDVPRRRTIMSMSMTVADEGLEWAGGAGLKGVFAQPRRAADPRFLRMLTGIRRFHRLATAHLAEAAEDDDTPFGAWLERHRFGDDLVRWYAMPLVACVWSAGARTARDYPARSLFAFLENHGMLTVTGSPQWYTVDGGSRTYVDAVRGALEGAGARVVTGSPVASLTRPAGGGVSLTLADGRTHAHDRVVVATHADEALAMLADPSAAEKEVLGAFRYTPNRAVLHTDTSILPSATAARASWNYRVPPPGDDTPPVVTYWMNQLHAIEEKTPFLVTLNGEHLIDASRVLARMDYTHPVYDGPALRAQRRLPELADERTAYAGAHHGWGFHEDGCRSGVAAARHFGATW
- a CDS encoding ATP-binding protein — its product is MQASEVDRTLELSGEALVAALTDLVEGQYLERKSGRVSAKDLAVPLVAMANSEGGVIVVGLHGGQPDGVPEGKVNDLRQASLDHTEPPVRCSVDEREVPGSDGVARTLLILRVDPSESMHRLTNGTVYLRVGDESKKLSAAQSQELAYDRGAVMYEAAPVRMEVADLDGSQLEAYRSVLGAPTVESMLRARDLVDRQGSVTTAACLLFDDRPQTTFPNALIRVLRYGDTERGTGRSMSLEDGADLRFEGSIPAQIHRAAATIEDLMPKWRQLTDAGRFEPRPRIPRDAWLEGLVNAVIHRSYSMMGDHIRVEIFPNRIEIHSPGRFPGIVNPDRPLEIDRYARNPRIARVCSDLGITRELGEGIRRIFEEMRGRGLVDPVYTQSSAAVRLVLWASDALPSEVLARLTPSARAILDVMRQGQRPMGTGEISDLADVTRMTATRALRQLQDEGLVTWDGRTAKDPRATWRMA
- a CDS encoding carboxymuconolactone decarboxylase family protein, translated to MTDTTQTAPDQTNPDQTTRYTTPDTSGIPAPVDIYGPQPAAYRAMVRLEQAARDGVGDDTIFELVKLRASQINGCGYCVDMHSKDLLAGGETPQRLVLLDAWREAPIYTRAERAALALTEAVTTVADGHPSAEVEAEAREVFDEGAYAGLVVAIATINAWNRLAITSHAPVGSYQPA
- a CDS encoding RrF2 family transcriptional regulator yields the protein MGSIRGSIGGMRMSQGVEWALHCCLDLAWAEGAAVPGTRLAELHELPPAYLTKQLQALTKAGIVRSTPGPRGGYRLTRDPAEVTVLEVVTAVEGGDELFRCTDLLGQGPLQAGPRAARGTCAIHLTMSRAEHAWRRELAGTTIADLSGTVAATTPDAPGRVREWLTSR
- a CDS encoding NAD(+) synthase, coding for MTATPADRPTGDRPQRDQDQRDQDQRDFRNLYRHGFARVAACTVPVAMGDPRVNAARTLEQVRVCHDEGVALALFPELGLSGYAIGDLLLQDVLLRDTVTALAEVAAASAELLPVIVVGAPLAKGNRLYNCAVTIHRGRVLGIAPKSYLPNYREFYEKRHFAAGDDQWGETLTVPGLPGPGGEPGEPIPFGPDILVDVVDVPGLSIHAEVCEDLWVPVPPSHEAALAGATVLLNLSASPITVARAEDRHLLARSASARCDAAYVYAAAMRGESTTDLSWDGLTVVYEAGDLLGQSARFPEEAQRTVVDVDVDRLRQERLRQGSFDDNRRGQGIGTGEGPDYRHVEITLDPPGGDLGLRRRLDRFPFVPDDESRLAQDCFEAYNIQVSGLEQRLRAIGGDDWQPKVVIGVSGGLDSTHALLVAAAAMDRLDRPRTDIHALTMPGFGTSDRTKTNAVALMEALGITWEELDIRPAATQMLADLGHPFGLDPDAEHDAEVYDVTFENVQAGLRTDYLFRVANHRGGIVLGTGDLSELALGWCTYGVGDQMSHYGVNAGVPKTLMQHLVRWVATTDQVETTRGGAGGEGGDGHDVRETLLSILGTEISPELVPSTTEQPQSTQATIGPYALQDFTLYHVLRRGYAPSKIAFLAEAAWSDAARGAWPSSVPESDRGAYDLAEIRHWLTVFVRRFFANQFKRSALPDGPKVVPGGTLSPRGDWRMPSDASAARWLAEIEANVPTP
- a CDS encoding MFS transporter, translating into MSTPTSTRTRSGVHPAWIVAGVTLAALVAAAAFRSSTGVLMEPIESEMGWSRTTTSGAVSLNLVVYGLVAPFAAAMMERFGIRRVVTAALVLVGLASAATTVMTSPWQLWLLWGGVIGIGTGCMALVFGAIVANRWFVARRGLITGVFSAANATGQLVFLPAIAWTATHQGWRWAAMIVAGLSLLVAVLVALFLVDRPSDRGLAPYGVAEGYAVEPAEDTTADRTNPAVLAVRVLLQSSRRWTFWALLLTFAVCGWSTNGLIQTHFVPAAHDHGMPATTAAGLLALVGVFDVAGTIASGWLTDRIDARILLVVYYAFRGLSLLAIDAVLAPHVEPGMWIFIVFYGLDWVATVPPTVALCRQHFGIERSGIVFGWVFASHMVGAGIGASIAGWVRTSTGSYSAAWLSAAILCFVAAAMCLTIPRRGPQEAAA
- a CDS encoding GNAT family N-acetyltransferase — encoded protein: MITMRRADLDAPELIAFLGDHLAAMAPTAPPESRHALDLDGLRAPGVRVWSAHLGAEAAAPLVGTVALAALAEPGHEELKSMRTDPDHRGRGIAGAMLAHVLADARERGVVRVSLETGSMDFFAPARRFYAGAGFVPCPPFGTYREDPNSVFMTREL
- a CDS encoding class I adenylate-forming enzyme family protein; this translates as MGEASARTGTEPAPTPFSMARWCVGDPAARRPDHVALLVAHGVDRDGHLDADRWTYAQVDTAVRACAARLTGFGLQRGDRVLLRTGNRAAFPIAFFGAMSAGLVAVPVSDQLTADEAAFVLADSGAAAVVHDPALPLAVPEQVPVLPADAVDGALPTHDDLPDHVATDPDEPAFLTYTSGTTGRPKGVLHAHRSAWGRRPMHRGWYGLGPQDVVLHAGALSWTYTLGVGLTDPWALGATAVVYDGPRDRLVWPRLIAAAGATLFAAVPGVYRHLLRECGPAVWTSLPTLRHGLVAGEALPPAVLEAWTDATGRSLYEAFGMSEISTFVSAGPETPVRPGSPGRPQPGRRVAVLDAEALEQGREVELPQGSVGRLAVDRTDPGLMLGYWQRPQESAEALRGNWFVSGDLAAFDDDGYLHHHGRADDVMTAMGYRVAPAEVEQALADVPGLAEVAVAAVPIGDDGVSLITAFVVPQAPGSLDPGTVLEHARARLAPYKQPREVVLVEALPRTGNGKIRRRALVADRQTGDRSSG